A genomic stretch from Mastacembelus armatus chromosome 7, fMasArm1.2, whole genome shotgun sequence includes:
- the ankrd52a gene encoding serine/threonine-protein phosphatase 6 regulatory ankyrin repeat subunit C, producing MGVLNIADQPPLVQAIFSRNAEEVQLLLHKKEDVNALDQERRTPLHAAACVGDVHVMDLLIESGASVNAKDHVWLTPLHRAAASRNERAVGLLLRRGAEPNARDKFWQTPLHVAAANRATRCAEALLTQLSNVNMADRTGRTALHHAAQSGFQEMVKLLLNKGANLSAIDKKERQPIHCAAYLGHVEVVKLLVSHSADKSCKDKQGYTPLHAAAASGHIEIVKYLLRMGAEIDEPNGFGNTALHVACYMGQEAVATELVNHGANVNQPNKCGYTPLHLAAVSTNGALCLELLVNNGADVNQQSKEGKSPLHMAAIHGRFTRSQILIQNGGEIDCVDKYGNTPLHVAAKYGHELLISTLMTNGADTARRGIHGMFPLHLAVLYGFSDCCRKLLSSGQLYSIVSSMSKEHVLSAGFDINTPDNFGRTCLHAAASGGNVECLNLLLSSGTDLNKRDIMGRTPLHYAAANGRYQCTVTLVSAGAEVNEPDQTGCTPLHYSAASQSFSRADRHFSGNHQNDEDEAKESYFCLEHLLDNGADPSMVNSKGYSAVHYAAYHGNKQNLELLLEMSFNALGDIESSIPVSPLHLAADKGHWQALRVLTETAAYVDMQDAAGRSVLYLAAQKGYGRCVEVLLAQGASCLLNDNRLMWTPIHVAAANGHSDCLRMMIDYGEEGDLTNVADKFGQTPLMLAVLGGHTDCVHFLLEKVALPDAKDKRGRTALHRGAALGHDDCVTALLEHKASALCRDTQGRTPLHYAASRGHTEILASLVQAAMATDPQDKLLDNKQYTPLHWAAYRGHEDCLEVLLEFKTFLHEEGNPFTPLHCALMNGHSGAAERLLESAGVHMINTRDAKGRTPLHAAAFAEDVAGLQLVLRHGAEINAVDKSGCSALMVAADKGHSGTVAILLHRAKADLTLLDENRNTALHLACSKGHEMCALLILGEIHSPTLINATNSALQMPLHLAARNGLATVVQALLSRGATVLAVDEEGHTPALACAPNKDVADCLALILSTMKPFPQRDPSSCSCSSPTVSPSPGLNLLKHCGITAACTPLPSNGLHNGYVKDRHGAAVGLDGCLSE from the exons ATGGGAGTACTCAACATTGCAGACCAG CCTCCTCTGGTCCAGGCCATCTTCAGTCGTAATGCTGAAGAAGTTCAACTATTATTGCACAAAAAGGAGGATGTCAATGCACTG GACCAAGAGCGCCGTACACCACTTCATGCTGCTGCCTGTGTGGGTGACGTCCATGTAATGGACCTCCTCATTGAATCAG gTGCCAGTGTAAATGCTAAAGACCACGTATGGTTGACCCCGTTGCACAGGGCAGCTGCTTCCAGGAATGAG AGAGCAGTGGGTCTGCTGCTAAGGCGCGGAGCAGAGCCAAATGCACGAGACAAGTTCTGGCAGACACCACTGCATGTGGCTGCTGCCAACCGTGCCACCCGCTGCGCAGAAGCCCTGCTAACCCAGCTGAGCAATGTGAACATGGCAGATCGCACTGGCAGAACTGCCTTGCACCATGCTGCTCAAAGCGGGTTCCAGGAG ATGgtaaagctgctgctgaacaaaGGGGCCAACCTGAGTGCCATCGATAAGAAAGAGAGACAACCTATTCATTGTGCTGCTTACTTGG GGCATGTAGAGGTTGTGAAGTTGTTGGTGTCCCACAGCGCAGACAAAAGCTGCAAAGACAAGCAGGGCTACACACCTctccatgctgctgctgcaagtGGCCACATCGAAATTGTAAAGTACCTACTGAGGATGGGGGCAGAG ATTGATGAGCCCAATGGCTTTGGAAACACTGCACTCCATGTGGCTTGCTACATGGGGCAGGAGGCTGTGGCTACTGAGCTGGTGAACcatggagctaatgttaaccaGCCCAACAAGTGCGGATACACCCCTCTGCACCTGGCTGCCGTCTCCACCAACGGTGCCCTGTGTCTGGAGTTGCTGGTCAACAATGGGGCAGATGTCAACCAGCAG agcaAAGAAGGGAAGAGCCCCCTGCACATGGCAGCCATTCATGGACGCTTCACACGCTCTCAGATCCTCATCCAAAATG GTGGGGAAATTGATTGTGTGGATAAGTATGGCAATACTCCTCTCCACGTTGCTGCTAAGTACGGCCATGAACTGCTGATCAGCACTCTGATGACCAACGGCGCAGATACGGCCAG ACGTGGGATCCACGGAATGTTCCCCTTGCACTTAGCTGTGCTGTACGGGTTTTCAGACTGTTGTCGCAAGTTACTCTCCTCAG GTCAGCTGTATAGTATAGTTTCATCTATGAGTAAGGAGCATGTACTATCAGCTGGGTTTGACATAAACACCCCTGACAACTTTGGGAGGACCTGTCTACACGCTGCTGCCTCTGGAGG AAATGTTGAATGTCTGAACTTACTTTTAAGTAGCGGTACCGACTTGAATAAGAGGGACATAATGGGAAG GACACCGTTGCACTATGCGGCTGCTAATGGGAGGTACCAGTGCACTGTGACCCTGGTGAGCGCTGGCGCTGAGGTCAATGAGCCTGACCAGACAGGCTGTACTCCCCTGCACTACTCTGCCGCTTCTCAATCCTTCAGCAG AGCTGATCGTCATTTTTCTGGGAACCATCAGAATGATGAAGATGAGGCAAAGGAGTCGTACTT ttgcTTGGAGCATCTTTTGGACAATGGTGCCGATCCATCGATGGTCAACTCAAAGGGTTACAGCGCTGTTCACTATGCAGCTTACCACGGCAACAAACAGAACCTGGAGCTG CTCCTGGAGATGTCTTTTAATGCACTGGGAGACATAGAAAGCAGTATTCCAGTCAGTCCACTGCATCTTGCT GCTGACAAGGGGCACTGGCAGGCGCTGCGTGTGCTGACAGAGACCGCAGCTTATGTAGACATGCAAGATGCTGCAGGCCGCTCTGTCCTCTATCTGGCTGCCCAGAAAGGCTACGGCCGCTGTGTAGAGGTGTTGTTGGCTCAGGGGGCTTCCTGTCTCCTCAATGACAACCGCCTCATGTGGACTCCAATTCATGTTGCAG CTGCCAATGGGCACTCAGACTGCCTGCGCATGATGATTGATTATGGGGAGGAGGGAGATCTCACCAATGTGGCAGACAAATTTGGCCA GACCCCTCTGATGCTAGCTGTTCTGGGAGGTCACACTGACTGCGTGCACTTCCTGCTGGAGAAGGTGGCCTTGCCAGATGCCAAGGACAAGAGGGGACGCACAGCTTTACACAGAGGG GCAGCGTTGGGCCATGACGATTGTGTGACCGCCCTGCTGGAGCACAAAGCTTCTGCACTGTGTCGGGACACCCAGGGTAGGACTCCACTGCACTACGCTGCATCCAGAGGCCACACAGAGATCTTGGCCAGTCTGGTGCAggctgccatggcaacagacCCACAAGATAAACTGCTGGACAACAAACAATACACCCCATTACATTGGGCTGCTTACAGAG GGCATGAAGACTGTTTGGAGGTTTTActtgaatttaaaacatttctccaTGAAGAGGGAAACCCTTTCACCCCCCTGCACTGTGCTCT GATGAATGGCCACAGCGGTGCTGCAGAGAGGCTGTTGGAGTCTGCTGGGGTCCACATGATTAACACCAGAGATGCCAAAGGAAG GACCCCACTGCATGCTGCTGCATTTGCTGAGGATGTTGCCGGGCTTCAGCTGGTGCTTCGCCATGGGGCAGAGATCAATGCAGTGGACAAAAGTGGATGCTCTGCTCTGATGGTAGCTGCTGACAAGGGACACAGCGGCACCGTTG CCATCCTCCTTCACCGGGCCAAGGCTGACCTTACACTGCTGGATGAGAACAGGAACACTGCCCTGCACCTGGCCTGCAGCAAG GGTCATGAGATGTGTGCCCTGCTGATTCTGGGTGAGATCCACAGTCCCACACTCATAAATGCCACCAACAGTGCTCTGCAAat GCCCCTCCATCTTGCAGCACGTAATGGCCTGGCTACGGTGGTGCAGGCACTGCTGAGTAGAGGAGCCACTGTGCTGGCTGTGGATGAGGAAG GCCACACCCCAGCTTTGGCCTGTGCTCCCAACAAGGACGTGGCTGACTGCCTGGCTCTGATCCTCTCTACCATGAAGCCTTTCCCCCAGCGGGacccctcctcctgctcttgcTCCTCTCCCACCGTCTCCCCCTCCCCGGGTCTCAACTTGCTGAAGCACTGCGGCATCACCGCCGCCTGCACCCCCCTGCCCAGCAATGGCCTCCACAATGGCTACGTCAAAGATCGTCACGGTGCAGCGGTTGGCCTGGACGGATGTCTGTCTGAGTGA